CTGGGGAACCAATCCTTGGAAAACAGATGAGAAGAGAGGTCTTGTGGGCATACGTGGTTCCCAGGCACAGGGTGATACCCAGTTGACACCCTGTAATGCTTTAAGTAGGCATGTGGAGCTCAACTTGTGTTTGACATCAGCTTTTTGAAGCTCTAAGGCAAGCTTACCAGCATATGAGGGTAGAGAAACAGGCTCAGTTCAAAGCTGGTCTGTCATGTGGCCGTAGGACTTGCATGATGCTAGTGGCCTTGTTAAAGCCTCGCTTACCAAATGCCCAGGTGACAAGTGTGTGGCAGGTCAGCAGAGCAGGTCCTTGTCCTGGACTCTGATCTGCCAAGACCTCTGCAGccagaaggtatttttttcagaaaggaaggaaacacacatgctgctgtttgcatgGCAGGGCCAAAGCTGTCTAGTATAGGCTCTTTAGCACATTCACAGTGTTTCCAAACTGCTGCAGCTCAAGAAAAAGACCTGAAGATGGTTGACATGGCAGGCATACTCAAAACTATCCCCATACCATGTGGGAGCTAGGCAGCAAGACTTGCTGATCTGGTTCTGCTCTGCTGTAGACCTTGCCTTGGGCACTGCAGCATGTGCTAGTGTCTCTGCCTGTAGCAGCACTACAGGTAGGAGCTCCAGTACAGATGGGTtatcccagctccagcagatGGATATTTCCTGACCAGTGCTGGTAGACATCACTGCTATGCTGGTTGGTGAACTGCACATAAGGAGCAAAACTGTGTCCCTCGTGCTGGAAACAGTGGTCCTAGGCCAGCCAAACATAGAAATACAAGCATATGGGAGCTCGAGTGTTGCAGTGAGGTGACAAAAATCTGGGCATGTGGCTGCAGCATGGTGGCCTTGGTTCCCTGGTTGGGCCTTGCTCTATGGATAGACACAGCCTGTGCTTGGATTGGAAACCTCCCCTTTGAGAGATTCCTGTGCTTTCTTCTGTGACAGGGCATCCGCTTCGACCCAGAGAACCCCCAGACCTTGCGGTTAGAGTTTGCAAAAGCCAACACAAAGATGGCCAAGAGCAAGCTGATGGCCACGCCAAACCCAACCAACATCCACCCTGCCTTGGGCGCACACTTCATTGCACGGGACCCTTGTGAGTATGCTTTGAAGTCATGGCTGGTCCATCATGGGAGATGCCCAACCCCGGGAATGCTGACAGGGTGGAAAGAGAACCATATGCATGTATGCTTTGGCTGAAATATGCCTGGTGCAAGAAGGCCAGCATATTAGGGTTGCAAGAGAGTAACAGGCATCTGGTAAGGCTTCTGGCCAACACTAGAAGTGttgggagagcagagctggttttgGTAGTTCAAGTGATATCATAAGTCCTTTAAATCATCCCTAGGTGCCAAGCAGAAAGGATGGGTTTTGTGTCATGTGCCCTCAGTGTAGCCTGGTGGGGtgagcagccctgctgaggcTTGTTGGGCAGCCTGTAATGTGGTGCTGAAAGCCCTGTCCTCTGTCTTGCCATCCTGTGGCAGCAGCCCTGTCCTGTGTGTGTGACCCAGCCTGTCCAAAGCCCATGTGGGGAGCTGAGCAGTGATGGAACATGTTCCTGGCCTCTCTTGGcaaggctggaggagcagctggtcacagagatgctgcaggggTGCAAGATTTTATACCTCAGTGCAAAGCTTCAGCTTGGGGTTGGAAACCCCTTGAAGCAAGCTGCTGGGGCCAGCGACTGAGCTGCTGCCGCCTTGTCTCCTGCTGTGTAGATGACCTGACTGGAGCAGCTCTTATTCCAGCGTCGCCAGAGGCATGGGCTCCGTACCCACTGTACACCACGGAGCTGACCCCTGCCATCCCCCACGCTGCCTTCACCTACCCagcggccgccgccgcggctGCTGCTCTTCACGCTCAGGTGAGTCGCTCCCTGTGCCAGAACCTGgctcccctctgccctgccccGGAGCTCACTCCCGTGGGCTCTGCTTGGCTGGTCCGACCCTGGCCTCCGCACCTTGGCTCCTGGGCAGAGCCTTCTCCTGGCCCAAGTGTGTTGGGGCCCCCCAGCCTGGGGCAAACCGCAGGGTCTATGTGGCCTCTCGGGGCTGGATGATGACTTCTGACCTGGAGGTCCAGCCTGCCTcctggcaggaggcaggcagaTGGGAGAGTCAGGGCTCAGTTTTGGGCTGGCTGCTTTGGTCCCTGTGGCCAGAGGCTGGGACTGCTGGGAGAAAAACTACCTGCCAGCAAGTAAAATGTCCTCCTTGAAGTCATGGCAAAGACAACAGGTTTAGCTCGGTGCTGAAGCTGAGGGGCTCAGCTGGGACCCCCTTAGGGCCAAGCAGTTCAAATGCTCTtgaagctggaggaggaggtcCTGCAGGAGATGAGTGAGTCCTTGCCACAGTGAGGAGCTCTGATGGGGCAGTGTTATATACCCTGGATGCAGGCTAGGGAGGGTCACTCTGTTTACGAGCCTCTGGAAATGCTGGTGGTGGTTCAACCCACTGCCTGGTGTCCCAGGGTCTGTTGCTGACAGCTGGAGATGTAGGGATGCCTGTACTGGTCTGAAACTGGAATGGTTTAATGTACCAAGACCAGCACTCCTGCTAAGCATGAAGCCCCTGAACCCATGGAAATGCAAAGGGAAAGCCAAAACAGCGAAGTAGTGTCCTAATTCCAGATTAAGGTGCTTGGTTTAGAGCAGTTGTGCAGGAGAAACTGGAGGCCCTGTGCCTGCCCTGCTTGGTGTTACCAGccagctgtgctctgcctgctttGGTCTCTGCTCCTGTAGTAATGCCATGGGGGACTAGCGCAGTGGGACTCTGGGCTTAGACCTCTGCTCTCTGGTGGGGGTTTAGCTTCCCTGCTCAAATTGAGAGGAAAAGCTGTGTCCCCTCACCTTGTTCACCTGGCCAGTGGTTTGCTTGGTTGGCCCTTTGGCATCCTCTTGTTTCCTGCAAGTGTCTTGACTGTGACTGCCCAGCTTCAACCCAAGCTTGTCTCCCAAATGCAATATGGAGGCAGTGGAGGGGATGCAAGCTCCTGGCTTGTGTAGGCTTGTCTGTCCTGCCCCTTGCACCCCTGCAGGCCTCTGCCGCTTTTGCCTTTCTACTGGTGAGCTAGTTATGGGCTGAAGCTTCTGCAGGGTAGGCAAGACATTCACGGGGCCCAAGGCAGGGCCAGGCACTGGCTTGTTCTTCAAGGGCCTCCAGAGCCAGGCTGGTCCCTCACCAGGAGGCTGGTGCTTGCTGGTGTTCTCTGAAAGTTACTGATGGTGCCCACAACTACAGGTGTGTGCTCTGTGGTAGCCCAAGAGAGCAGATGTCTTCTTTTTTGCTGCCCCTTTTGTGTAGGGTGATGGAGCCTAAGGGCTGTGGCCAGTTGAATTGCCCCTCTGCCCTGGCTGAGGTGGTTGAGGGGATGATAGagttatagaatggtttgggttggaagagaccttaaagctcatccagttccaaccccctgccatgggcagggacaccttccactagagcaggttactccaagcccctgtgtccaacctggccttgagcactgccagggatggggcagccacagctttttgggcaccctgtgccagcacctcaccaccctcaccagGGAGGTGAAACCATTACTGCAGTTCCTTCAAGGATGATCATTGGTGACTGTATGGGGACCCTGAGCATAAAGGTTAGACCCCAAGCTTTATGGTGCATGATGGGGGACCCACCCTCCTGAAGTGGAGGGTGTCAAGGAGGCCTTCACCTTCAGCCACATCTTTTCCCTCTGGGGTCTTAGTTCCTGCCCTCTAGTTGGCAAGCTACTAGCTTTCAAAGAGCTCTTCTGGCCACAATGATTACCCTGAGGCCCCAGGGAGCTCCCTGTACAGGTAGGACTCCTTGCCCAAGGAGGTCCATAAGACCTGGGGGCATGTCAGCATTTAAGGAGCCAGCGTAGCCTCTCCAGGACGTGGCTGGACCCAGCTTTCTTCCAAGAGTACCTGGGCTG
Above is a genomic segment from Strigops habroptila isolate Jane chromosome 9, bStrHab1.2.pri, whole genome shotgun sequence containing:
- the RBPMS2 gene encoding RNA-binding protein with multiple splicing 2; its protein translation is MSNLNKDTEHTNGSGNVEEEVRTLFVSGLPVDIKPRELYLLFRPFKGYEGSLIKLTSKQPVGFVTFDSRAGAEAAKNALNGIRFDPENPQTLRLEFAKANTKMAKSKLMATPNPTNIHPALGAHFIARDPYDLTGAALIPASPEAWAPYPLYTTELTPAIPHAAFTYPAAAAAAAALHAQMRWYPPSEATQQGWKSRQFC